The Plectropomus leopardus isolate mb unplaced genomic scaffold, YSFRI_Pleo_2.0 unplaced_scaffold12322, whole genome shotgun sequence genome segment tcacAAGGACTTGATGTACAAAAGactgacattttattgtattttttgttattacagcTTCTTTGTGGATCCTCCTTCTAACCTCCCGAAAACTGGACATACAAATACCTCATCTGCCCCGACCCACATCCTGACGCCATTATGCCCATCATCAGCAATGCCAACCACGATTTCAGCACATACTCTATCAGCAGCGATGACAGCAGCCTCGATCGCTTCTTCACGGAGATCCCGGAGACTGAGACCATCAAGGGCGTTTACTTCCAGCGCGCCCAGCTGCTTCGGGACCGCAAGGCCTCGTATGTGGTCGACCACACCCTACAGGTTCTCATCAATGTGGGGGGCAACCGCTACACCTTCCCCTGGAGTACCTTGGAGCAGTTCCCCCAGAGTCGCCTGGGACGTCTGCGCTTCTGCACCACCCCCGAGGAGATCGCACGGCTCTGCGACGACTATGACGAGACGTGCCAGGAGTACTTCTTCGACCGCAACCCGACAGCCTTCAGGGTCATCCTCAACTTCCTCGCCGCAGGGAAATTG includes the following:
- the LOC121963735 gene encoding potassium voltage-gated channel subfamily G member 4-like, with amino-acid sequence MPIISNANHDFSTYSISSDDSSLDRFFTEIPETETIKGVYFQRAQLLRDRKASYVVDHTLQVLINVGGNRYTFPWSTLEQFPQSRLGRLRFCTTPEEIARLCDDYDETCQEYFFDRNPTAFRVILNFLAAGKLRLLRELCAVSLHDELDYWGVDPGHMERCCRRRMITRVEEVAERERKEEEWRQKRVMMKKSNTEDEKGYRRLTWMLREVVENPQSGVAGKMFACLSVVMVLVTVISLCISTMPDLRDEDTRVRIKPPRS